The Liolophura sinensis isolate JHLJ2023 chromosome 6, CUHK_Ljap_v2, whole genome shotgun sequence genomic sequence TGTTTTGGACGTGTTGAGCGTTTGATATAAGCACCCATGTGCTGGACGTGTTGAGTGTTTGATATAAATGTCCAAGTTTTGGACGTGTCATGTGTTTGAATGTACTGTAAACATGTGGAGAGTTTTAGGCCTAATGGTTTGGAAAAAGCTGCTCAGTCAATACAACAGGAAGTTTGCTACCGTTTAAGACAAACCCTTCGTCGAATAACAATCACTCGTAAACTATGACAACTTCGCCACCCTGTGAAATAATGTCGTTTCCGCTGGCCTGGGTTatcagatttatttgtttgtttgtcttttggCCGATATAACGAAACTATCAATATACAGACTGTGAATTATTTCATACAACACAGACACGTCACGTAATTTAGATTGTCTACCAGAATATCTAAAAGCTTCCGACAATTATTGTGATCTGTCTTTGTCGGGACAGGTATCGGCGTTGACGACACGTTCGTCATGCTGTCTGGTTGGTCGGAGACTCACGGAATGTCTGGGATCCCAGAGCGCCTCGCTGTCAGTCTGGCCAGCAGTGGACTCTCTATCACACTCACATCCCTCACCGACGTCATCGCCTTCTGCATCGGAGCCAGCAGCCCCTTCCTTAGTGTGAGAGCCTTCTGTGTCTATACAGGTAGGACAGTTTCTCCTTACTGAGAGTGAGAACCTTTTGTGTCTATACAGGTAAGACAGCTACCCCTTCCAGAGTGCGAAAGCCTTCTGTGCCTATACAGGTAAGACAGTGGCCCCTTCCTGAGTGTGAGAACTTTCTTTGTCTATACAGGTTTCCACATCTCTCAAGATGGCACACACCTTACTTATATGCGTTGAACATGTATAATGTCTCGTACTGTGCATTATAgggaatgtttaaaatttaaacatcgtttttgttgtcatttacaGGCGTGGCCATCTTGTTCTGCTATGTCAACCAAATCACCTTATTCGCCGGATGTCTCGCTATACACGCAAGAAGAGTAGAAAGAAATCTCCACATAGTCACCTGTATGAAGGTCCCATCAAAAAGAGAAGTATTGAATGCGGAACAAGCGCCTAAGACACCTGTAAGCGAAAGTTCCACAATCCCCGGGGACACACAAGCCTTTGAGAGGGATCCAAGTCAAGATCATTCAGCTGGAACCAACCCGAGGACTGATGACGTCACCAATAATCACAGACGTCCGCCCCCCAAAGTTGTGCAGAGTACAGAATTGGCTCAACCTGGTAGGATGCCAGTTGCAACGAAATGTAAGCTGTGTTTCTGTGTTGGAGAGCCACCGCAAAACAAATATGAAGACGAAagtgtttttgaaaaaattccaaGATACTTCCTCCCCAAAATAATCAGCTCTTCACCTGTGAAGATAATTATTTGTCCCCTATACTTCGTGTACATAGGAGTGTCCATTTGGGGAGTGACGGACATGGAACAGGGGCTTGATGTTAAAAACCTGGTCCTTCCAACATCTTACTATAGATTCTCACAATGGAATGAAGATTATTTTGACTCTCAATTTATGATAACCTTTATCATCAATGGCGATCTTGCGTATCACGAAAATCCAACTCAGGCCAGGCTGGGCGATTTTATCCGTAAAGTTACGCAAGACAAATACATTCGCGACGACTTCCTGTTGTCCTGGATGGAGGCTTATCACGTGACCCCTTTCCTGAACACTACATCAGAGGCAGACTATATAGCAGGGTTCAAGTCGTTTTTAGCTTACAGGCCCGAATTTCAAAATGACGTTAACTTCAATTTAGACTTTTCCAAAATATTGTCATCGAGATTCTACTTAAAGACAGTTGGCATCACAAGCAGCATGCGACAAGGGGATATGATGAGGCAGATGAGAGAACTTGCGAAGAATTCCGGACTTCCCATCACAGCATTCTCTCCTCCATTCATTTACTTCGAGCAGTTCGTTGTCATTCTATCAAACACCCTTCAAACTGTGGGCATTGCGGTATGCGCCATGTTTGTTCTCTCCTTTTTCTTCCTACCTTATCCGTTAATAGTCCTACATATTACAATTACTATGACGACCATCATGTTAGGGATTTTCGGTTTTATGCATTTCTGGGGCCTGAGTCTGAGTTCGGTGACTATGATCCACCTTGTCATGTCGGTGGGATTCTCCATCGACTACTGTGCCCACATTTGTCACGCAGTCATGCACTGCCTCCCTGAGGGCACCAGTCGGCAGCACTGCGTGTCTCTGGCTCTGGGGAGAGTCGGGGGACCCATACTCAACGGCGCCTTGTCATCCCTCATTGGAGTCATCATGCTGGTTAATTCCGAGTCTTACATCTTTAAGTCATTCTTTAAGATGATGCTCCTGGTGATAGCATTCGGACTGCTTCATTCAATACTCATTTTGCCGGCGTTTCTTTCAGTTTTGGGTCCGCTGCCCTCGGACAATGAAGAACGCGTGACCAATGGGGTCAAAAAGCTAGCAGAGAAAAATTTGCCTTTGGGCTTAAAACTTCAGACGGATTCGCAAAATGCAGAGTGTTCAGTACAGTGTCAACCAGTTACATAACTAGGTTTATTCCTGGCCTGTTTTAATGTACAtagattttaaataatattcggATTACCTTCATGTGAAGACATATAATTCACGTTGCATTCGAAGAGCGTGTCGTCAAAAGTTTGTCTCAAAATCGCCTTTCGAAAAAatgaaagactgaaaaaaaaagaacacttgACATGGAACACATACCGGCATGCCTTTTTTGTATTACTATATTCCTTCTAAGTTGAGTTTATGGAAATGAATGTATGGGTGTACACCATGGGTTTCAGACTTTCACTACTTGAGCAGTCAACTCTGGAAAGTCTATTTCAGCGATCTCCAACCTCTTATTGTGGAGAGCACCAACGTTGTTAAGTCTGCATTGTGTTATAATGTGATCCATGATAATGTatgtgtaaccatggtaaccacagGTAAGGgagttgtatttttttgtgatttatctGCCTCACATGTTTCCCGAACATTGTCGTGCTGGGGGAGACAATTGAAATTAAATAACATTTCCATTTTACAAGCAAATGAGGGAAGCAGTGGGATGTTATCAGAAACTGAGTTGTAGCAGTTAGACACGGTATGGAGATCTTCTCCTTGCTCAACAGAACTACTCTGAACCATTAAAAGGAACGCGATTTCGAAAAGTGGAACTAACTGGCCATTGGTCCATGCATAGCTAACACTGTAGGCATCGGGTATATCACGGTTTGTTGGTAAAGTACAGTTTATTATACGTATCCGTGGTATACCTCACATCAgctatatatcagatgaaaacaTCCATGTAACATACATCAACTGTAGCACAATCCCAGCAGTAGAGCACAGCCGCAAGTAGCGGCCTATAACaaatcacatgtatatgaagcGCCTGAAGTTTGGATGTACATCATATCAAGTGTCACTCGAGAACGAGGCTCGTaggactccccccccccccccccaaacagtCAAACAACCTGCATCGAAGTTGTTGCTAACGGTGACTGTTTCGCTGTTTTCACgtttattaaatgtgttgacaacatagcatttgaGCAATTCCACACCAGTAgcaattgcaattaacaccactaCCTGTTTTTAACCTGTTGCTGCTTAAGCCATGCTGCTAGAGAGTGTGTATAGGTTGCTACTTGGAAAGCCTTTAAATGATCACTTGGAATAAACTTCTGAGGTGCATGGACAAAGGCCAGATTTCACGCTTTAGGTGTGACCAGttactatcacattgtcgtctgtactctggatttactctccgCGCTGCGCAGTCTTTCATATTCTCACACTCATCTGAAGTGGTGAATCACCGGTAAACGgagaattattatttataaggATATCAGGGCCTATGTGTATACACCCATAGCTCATCAGTCACGCGTATACGTAAAAATACTTGGCCAGCAGCTAGACGCCAACCCATAAAATCTATCCACGTGGACAGATGAAACAGAAACGCAGTGGTGTTTGGGCTGACTGTTTTCACACTGTATATTGTGGTGTATCTGCATGAATAAGTTTGTAACTTGAATTAAGTGTTATTTTGGTATTAGCTCTGAGATTGGTTGTCCATGTTCTCAGCTTAATATCctcattaaccgctctgaatcgttacatttaCAAACTTGGAACTCAGTCCTGTGGTCTTTGTTGTCCTCAGAGTGTAAAAGCTGTAGGCCACGAAAACTGGTTTCGGTTGATCTTCAAGTAATTCTGAATagatatcacctcattatgcaCGATTAAGAAAGACTATTACGTCGTGATAGACACAAACGACAGTGATAATTTTCGAATTGCTACAGGGTGGACTAGGGTGCTTCTTATATTTCACATCTTCTGCTTATTCCTTTTGTTCATTATTAGCAGTTAGCGCTAAACCTCTCAAGCAAGTTGTCAATGATTTTAATGGTTAAATCTTCTTGGTTTCATTCCAACATTCCACGAATGTATCTTTGCTCGGATGATGCCGAGTGCAACCGACTCGTATCGAAAAATGGCGGTTAGAGAAGGTAGGTTTGCTGAAGATGCAGCAggtatatatttgtgttaattgtgacgttaCACAAgctttattattcacgaatGTGAAGTGTGAATTTCTTCAGCattaaaggaaacatgattTTGTGGCGTacagatatgaaattttgagaACAGGACACTCCAAAACACCGACTTCCAGCTGGTTGAGTGGAAGAGTGCAGATGTGTAGCCTATTTATGACAGCTAAGGTGGGAAGGGTGAAACAGATGTCAGATACATGTCCGTGTATGCTATGCCTGATATTGGGTGAATATAGGTGAATTACAATTCCCAGAAAACACCAAACCCAGCCTTCATTCAGATCAGAAAACAGTGATCTAATCCAGTCAGCCTTTACGCCGTGTTCTGAATCCCAGCCATGGAAACTGCTCGTATTT encodes the following:
- the LOC135466226 gene encoding patched domain-containing protein 3-like, with protein sequence MGCLLKFRTNVNAVFSSAFAWYGRRVGTYPWVFVLGSITVNALLGLGILRLTPKTGIEDVYVPIGNQAANDRILLKALFPDKSNTDFYQHHLPDDGKYGAVVFRSTDLKNVLRTAVLDEIETVYQSILNISFADPVSNSQLDYRSVCARRSGNCITDGDYVFSAAFKTDKDAQNVSYPKYNVPGYGQLDLSSSLGQVGTQNGLLQSAGSLKIRFHLRQDSANSSELSSRWEDAFIRAIGLPAFGQGQTLSELAYATSDSLNEELEKNTGGDIKWFSLTFTLMITYASIASSGGNWVSSRGYLACAGVLAAGLGIVSGMGLVSLCGMPFTSIVGVMPFLVLGIGVDDTFVMLSGWSETHGMSGIPERLAVSLASSGLSITLTSLTDVIAFCIGASSPFLSVRAFCVYTGVAILFCYVNQITLFAGCLAIHARRVERNLHIVTCMKVPSKREVLNAEQAPKTPVSESSTIPGDTQAFERDPSQDHSAGTNPRTDDVTNNHRRPPPKVVQSTELAQPGRMPVATKCKLCFCVGEPPQNKYEDESVFEKIPRYFLPKIISSSPVKIIICPLYFVYIGVSIWGVTDMEQGLDVKNLVLPTSYYRFSQWNEDYFDSQFMITFIINGDLAYHENPTQARLGDFIRKVTQDKYIRDDFLLSWMEAYHVTPFLNTTSEADYIAGFKSFLAYRPEFQNDVNFNLDFSKILSSRFYLKTVGITSSMRQGDMMRQMRELAKNSGLPITAFSPPFIYFEQFVVILSNTLQTVGIAVCAMFVLSFFFLPYPLIVLHITITMTTIMLGIFGFMHFWGLSLSSVTMIHLVMSVGFSIDYCAHICHAVMHCLPEGTSRQHCVSLALGRVGGPILNGALSSLIGVIMLVNSESYIFKSFFKMMLLVIAFGLLHSILILPAFLSVLGPLPSDNEERVTNGVKKLAEKNLPLGLKLQTDSQNAECSVQCQPVT